In the Ciona intestinalis unplaced genomic scaffold, KH HT000417.1, whole genome shotgun sequence genome, GAAGACTGTTTCGGAGCGAAATGATTTTGTTAAGGAGAAAAACCTTTGCTTCCGCTGCCTCGGTGTGGGACATTCTGCTTGGAGTTGCATGTCACGATGGAGATGCCGCGAATGTAAAGGGAAGCACCATTATCTTCTACACCTGGATAGAGAAATACAACAGACTGCTGTGACTAATGGAAGAGAAGACGCAGTCACTTGCCACAACAGACAAGAGGTAGTGGAGAAGAAGAGAGCAATTCGACGATTCAAAGTCGTCCCTGTCAAGGTATGGGGTAACAATGCTTCTAAGTTTGTACAGACCTACGCGTTTATGGATGATGGATCGGATACTAGCTTGTGTACAGCTAGCTTGCTGACAAGACTGGGACTCAAGGGAACCAGAGCGAGCGTGGATCTTTACACTACAAACTCAGTGAGTAACTTTGATCGATTGGTTGATTCTCTGCACATACAAGGCATTGAGGAGCCGGAATCATTTAATCTGGATGGGGTTCTGGTGTTGGACAACTTGCTGGATGTCAGTGACAGTATACCTACAGAGGAAGTTGCAAGTCTTTACCCGCATCTAAAGGATTTGAAATTCCCGAAGCTAAGTCATTCAAAGGTGGAGCTACTTCTTGGAAACAATGTGCATGAAGCATTCAGACTTAGCGAGCTGCGCTGTGGCAAAAGGGGAGAACCTGATGGGTTACATACAGCCTTGGGCTGGACAATCTTTGGTTCAGACTACCTCATGGATGGAGAGAGGGGTAGACAAAGCATGCATTTGCATTTTATGCACAAGCAGGAACCTGTGGACGACTCGTGTGAGCAGATGTTGGCCATTTTCTCTCAGGATTTTGCGGATATGGCGAAGCCACAGAAGACCGAACCATCAATTGAAGACAAGCGAGCAATGGCGACTATGGAGAAGTCTATAAAGAAGATAGATGGACATTATCAGATCGGATTACCGTGGAAGAGTAGCAACTCTGTGCTACCAAACAATCGCAAGATGGCGATGCGACGACTGCAATCCCTCAGGAGACGACTGACATCGGATCCGGAGCTGTTTGCCAAGTACAAGGGTAAGATTAGAGAGTATGTTGAAATGGGACATGCCAGACTTATACCTCCCAGTGAAAACAAGCTAACAGACATTACATGGTACGTACCGCACCATTGCACAGGACCCAAGTTCCGGGTGGTTTTCGACTGCGCTGCTAAGCTGGGTAAGGTTTCTCTCAACGATGAGCTGCTACAAGGACCTGACCTTACTAATAGCCTGGTGGGGGTGCTTTTGCGCTTCCGCCAAGGGAATATTGCTTTTGTTGCAGATATTAAGGGcatgtttcaccaagtcttAGTGGAGCCGCGCGACCGGGATGCCCTTCGATTCCTGTGGTGGCCCGACGATGATCTCAATGTGGAACCAGTGGATCATCAGATGAACGTTCACATTTTCGGAGCTACGTCTTCGCCAAGCTGTGCGAGCTACGCCCTGCGGCAGACCGCAGAGGACAATCTGACTGGAGCTGACGAGACTGTGCTACAAACTGTAAGGCGCAATTTTTATGTTGATGATTTGTTAAAGTCATGTGATTCGGTCCAGGAGGCCGTACAGTTGATAAACCAGTTAAATCCATTGCTTGAGTCCGGAGGTTTTCACTTAACTAAGTATCTAAGTAACAATAATAGATGTTCTTGCATGTATCCCGACTACAGACCTTGCCTCCTCTGTTCTCAACATTGACCTACATGAGCTACCTACTGATCGTGCTCTTGGCGTGTACTGGAACACATCGCGTGACTGTTTCGAGGTTAAGGTGAGCATGCAGGCAAAGCCGCCGACCAGACGCGGAATGCTGTCTATGGTAAGTCAGATTTATGATCCATTAGGCTTTGCTCAACCATTCATACTGCCGGCAAGAAAGCTACTACAAGAAGCGTGTCATGGACACCTAGGATGGGACGAGGTTGTGACCGATGAACATAGGACGATGTGGGAGAACTGGTTACAATCCCTGCATGGACTGGAGGAGATCACTATCCCGAGAAGTTTCAAGCAACTGGGTGGCCAGGTACGACAGACTCAACTCCATGTTTTCTGTGATGCAAGCAAAATTGGTTATGGAGCCGTCGGCTACCTGAGGATGAAGAATGCAAGCAACGATGTGCACTGTTCATTTGTGATGGGGAAATCTAGAGTGGCACCCATCAAACCAGTTAGTGTACCGAGGCTGGAACTCACTGCAGCTGTTACTGCTGTTAAGCTATGCAACCTCATCAAAGACGAACTAGAGTACGATATACAAGAAGTGGTGTACTGGACCGATTCTACAACGGTGCTCCAGTATATTCTCAACACATCATCGAGGTTCCAGACGTTTGTGGCTAATCGTTTGGAACTGATTCACAATAACTCGAAGCCAAGCCAGTGGAGGCACGTGGACACCAAGCGAAACCCTGCCGACATTGCATCAAGAGGATTGATGCCCGATCAGGTCAATAAGGCTGACCTGTGGTTTAAAGGACCTCCATTTCTCGTGCAAGAAGAAGATAGCTGGCCGACCAGACCAATAATACTGCCACCGCTGCCTGAGGATCACCCAGAACTGAAGAAGGTAAAAGTTCATGCCATGGTGGAGCGGGAGTCTGGCCTACAGCGACTGTGTCAACGCTATTCATCGCTCATTAAGCTGCAACGAGCTACTGCATGGTTAATACGATTTAAGAAGTACTTACTGTGGAAATCGTCCAAGGATCGTGTACTCAAGACATCTGGATTCAGGGAGTGTGGAAATCTGACCTGTAAAGAATTGGAAGTTGCTCTAACGTCAATCGTGAGGATAGTGCAACAAGATGTGTTTTCAGCGGAGCTAAGAGTACTCCAAAGTAACTCCGACCCTGAATCTGGAACTTCTACTAGAAAACAATTGCGGAAGATACCTGCCATACAAGCTCTTCAGAAGCTGTGTCCGTTTGTCGTGGATGGAACTATGTACGTCGGTGGAAGACTACAGCGATCAGCCCTCTGTAGGGATGCGAAGCACCAGATGATTTTGCCCGCAAAACACCATGTTACGGATCTTATAATTGCAATGTACCATGAGAAGCATGGTCATAGTGGAACGCTACATGTTCTCTCAGCGACACGGGAGAAATTTTGGATACTGAGGGGCCAAGCCTCAGTTCGACGAGTTTTACAGGACTGCAGGAAGTGTCGTTTTTGGAACGCAAAGGTTGGGAAACAGATGATGGCACCTCTACCCCTCCCTAGAGTGACAGCAAGAAACCCTCCGTTTACTGCTGTTGGAGTGGACTACATGGGCCCCATATTGGTAAAACTGGGGCGGAGCCAAGTTAAGCGTTATGCTTGTGTATTTACGTGTTTAGCCACCAGGGCTATACACATTGAAGTGGCGCAATCATTAGATACGAGCGCATTTATTGATGCTTATCGACGTTTTATTAATCGCAGGATCGGAAACCCAAAACAGATCTTTAGTGACAACGGCACCAACTTCGTCGGTGCAGAGCGTGAACTCCGTGAGGGAATCTTACGGTGGAACAAGAGTCAGATTCACAAAGCGATGCAACCAGAGGTGGAATGGCACTTCAACCCCCCTGCTGCAAGCCACCAAGGTGGTGTGTGGGA is a window encoding:
- the LOC104265735 gene encoding uncharacterized protein LOC104265735; translation: MASNVPEPSNAEGILLQEKEAFIQHXKKERKNALQKLTRKETELKNLMSVDPVDCNEISNQVGSYQEMHAVCMGLCDKLILELDTEPAKGKAATKREELIHRKQAIDNQLSELSLEGLISGRAPSLQPSRHTSSRSSRKSQRESEIARRQEDLDNLKKSAELELRKVAIEKKVLDAEIELKKAERDAASDELSETSSHSRGIQDARHFARAPSSASQHVLLNLPQPSHTSETRVKEYLTDQRNQAAPIEPVDGYRLSDPLMGPGLSQRPPPRSGLPPPAPWLGRAIEEEHRPVQAGFSPDNPPVTGKSDLDSFFSDQVRVELAKFDGDILEYYTFKDDFKDLIETKPGSKAIRDRQRAYEDAWTRLDKKYGQRTNLVRTYLRELTQGPVIGATDTDKLSNLADQMHVCYHHLMDWGYEQDLNNEDNVYKIYARLPDSVKERYLYYPGSDSKFVRLKKAVEMGAELSRDRFYGGRYNKDLSTKKVSRDKPVTQRPRYYTNATQQGRDETKRESKNTTKPSFRAMSCTMCGEEHKLYSCDKFKQKTVSERNDFVKEKNLCFRCLGVGHSAWSCMSRWRCRECKGKHHYLLHLDREIQQTAVTNGREDAVTCHNRQEVVEKKRAIRRFKVVPVKVWGNNASKFVQTYAFMDDGSDTSLCTASLLTRLGLKGTRASVDLYTTNSVSNFDRLVDSLHIQGIEEPESFNLDGVLVLDNLLDVSDSIPTEEVASLYPHLKDLKFPKLSHSKVELLLGNNVHEAFRLSELRCGKRGEPDGLHTALGWTIFGSDYLMDGERGRQSMHLHFMHKQEPVDDSCEQMLAIFSQDFADMAKPQKTEPSIEDKRAMATMEKSIKKIDGHYQIGLPWKSSNSVLPNNRKMAMRRLQSLRRRLTSDPELFAKYKGKIREYVEMGHARLIPPSENKLTDITWYVPHHCTGPKFRVVFDCAAKLGKVSLNDELLQGPDLTNSLVGVLLRFRQGNIAFVADIKGMFHQVLVEPRDRDALRFLWWPDDDLNVEPVDHQMNVHIFGATSSPSCASYALRQTAEDNLTGADETVLQTVRRNFYVDDLLKSCDSVQEAVQLINQLNPLLESGDLASSVLNIDLHELPTDRALGVYWNTSRDCFEVKVSMQAKPPTRRGMLSMVSQIYDPLGFAQPFILPARKLLQEACHGHLGWDEVVTDEHRTMWENWLQSLHGLEEITIPRSFKQLGGQVRQTQLHVFCDASKIGYGAVGYLRMKNASNDVHCSFVMGKSRVAPIKPVSVPRLELTAAVTAVKLCNLIKDELEYDIQEVVYWTDSTTVLQYILNTSSRFQTFVANRLELIHNNSKPSQWRHVDTKRNPADIASRGLMPDQVNKADLWFKGPPFLVQEEDSWPTRPIILPPLPEDHPELKKVKVHAMVERESGLQRLCQRYSSLIKLQRATAWLIRFKKYLLWKSSKDRVLKTSGFRECGNLTCKELEVALTSIVRIVQQDVFSAELRVLQSNSDPESGTSTRKQLRKIPAIQALQKLCPFVVDGTMYVGGRLQRSALCRDAKHQMILPAKHHVTDLIIAMYHEKHGHSGTLHVLSATREKFWILRGQASVRRVLQDCRKCRFWNAKVGKQMMAPLPLPRVTARNPPFTAVGVDYMGPILVKLGRSQVKRYACVFTCLATRAIHIEVAQSLDTSAFIDAYRRFINRRIGNPKQIFSDNGTNFVGAERELREGILRWNKSQIHKAMQPEVEWHFNPPAASHQGGVWERMIRSVRKIIRLLVGDKMLNDFGLLTLMTEVERILNDRPLTPVSDDPKDLQSLTPSMLLTGSVSGTFSPDEFVKADGYRKSWRLTQLLADQFWDRWLKEYLPLLQLRQKWLQRTDSFAVNDVVLIKDENVKRGQWPKGIIVRCYPDRDGTVRRVRVRTATAVMDRDIRKLCLLEAHP